From Bordetella flabilis, the proteins below share one genomic window:
- a CDS encoding autotransporter outer membrane beta-barrel domain-containing protein — protein sequence MNAALHTRKCVPALERTTERRTRRQGQHAGQGKRATGVPMLRPTLIAGLLGTAAGIALPPAAMAQSCSLNGSQYSCSASGSFGSSIQMSQGPSQGSSSAFMPVTVSGSISYTAPSTTSAAIQVSAYGQDFNSGSPGGNAQGIQLNNSATIYQSAGPSPIYDYVFGIWGQQMAGYGDGGGSTTQMYTINNTGNITIALPGVQTVGGSGIWLADQGGGGNANTSGGSSAGAVITNSGAISATLSGQAGFAGLQAMSYGGNANNSGQGNGGNGGTAAVSSSGSVAVDWTWANAGSSNNGMWGVLALSQGGAGSNNDNGSGGAGGTSGLAGVQLAAGANVNLSVSGSGPSNASSQPSAGVLAASVGGSGGYGRNDNNASGNNGGDVVGGNYPIGNAGAPVYSAAISITDASVIVNGGLPAVVALAQGGAGGVGGVNENDGSNDPSENGGNGGNVRSAAAISIAAQNTPISITTSGGSNAAAVAALMQGGAGAIGGWSHDKGASTSHGGVGGSGGSILAPLYVTLAGSSATNSITLSTTGPTSPGVYAASMGGAAGNGNGADTALVGKAEGGNGGVGGNGGDVNVSLAYTNISTQGNNSPGIVAQSEGGIGGNGGSANAAQADGGSGEDGGNSGNVTVTTTGGTITTQAADSMGILAQSVSATGGNGGYENGHLTSGTDYAGLGGITGTVTVTNGSAITTNGDYARGILAQSLAGSGGTGGSSWASFHSGGGSGAPGGAANSVTVTHNGSIVTAGSNAHGILLQSVGGDGGAGGSASGVISNVGGGGGNGSGGGVVTYNSNNSSIVTSGTSAIGVLGQSIGGGGGDGGGASGVAVSIGGSGAAAANGNTVTANVNSSTITTTGDGATGMVMQSIGGGGGNGGNASAAAPFAAVTLGGKGKGGGAGGQVEVTLNNTTISTAGTKAPGLIAQSVGGGGGTGGNAASYSIGAGVSASVGLGGSAGNGNNGGLATATMTGGSILTGQDPRLLNTMPATPGGCSASNPGAMPCNALPVDSYGVAVQSIGGGGGLGGSAVAEAIAVSTPINAGGDQVALAAAVTMGGSGGTGGYGGTAQFSLSNGGYIETRGNGSTAVLVQSIGGGGGAGGDSSSTAAVIGYPNTLPSKGKGPGGTMEFTMGGSGADAGNGGTVNVAIGGTVSDTGAFTPDSNAARTAIVTYGDFAAGIKAQSVGGGGGDAGIGSGNTQGFGTGSSTSFAINAGSTGGGGGNGGTVTVNVYSGNGITTYGSGAMGVIAQSVGGGGGISQGGSYGVAQSFQAPNDDPDSKPSEKFKLGATINLGTTGGSGGSAQPVTVSIAAPITTYGSDATGVLVQSVGGGGGVGGGATGDGSGDSPIVQALNAREFQSDINAYLDNGQLPQMDPTFTLSFGGTGGSGGAGSTATATLNSTISTAGDWANGIVVQSIGGGGGKGGTGAASGTGSIAEVGINLDYALGGQGGSGGDGNTASLSLQNAASVYTQGFGASAIVVQSVGGGGGMGADGSDHAAGVISVGMAGAGNGGVAGNGGDVSFDFNGGNPVISTAGYLADGIVLQSVGGGGGIAGAGSSAFVQMSGPLASAQGTLKLTAGGGSATSGTGGDVTFSQNNTPLTIQTAGANSFGILAQSVGGGGGVINAAQTVQSPTVKIGGWGGGDGGNVSVTTTSSTSITSMGTASIGLFAQSVGNGGGVIRVAGASTTLPVLVTGANSSFAEQPHPGSGNGGNVNVANWGSINVTGAGSIGLFAQSVGGAGGLIMNGNTIYAGTPLQNESCGKSCGAGGNVTVSTNGPITASGPNGIGMFVQSIGYSGANGGNPDVQISAPVSGGTGSGAAGLVVDNTSNAAWVNVYSGGSLSADSNNINAVAVRETNSGLIALANYGGTITGSLYLNYGEFNNQSGTYNAGPVIQASIDNWADMVMLDPGMTSQLTGTFIQTGSGRLTTTIDSLNKRASLLRVNGYASVDGTIVPSAITLLPGELPVLTADNLDTTATAQDSLLYDWEARRSGNTISLNPNADFKPAGVPLGDSQASLANYYSRGWNNADPALAPLFAALSRINDGGEYKSSLNALSSKATQAQSMALANEAGAILGSSMSCPVFVGDSVQLGEDSCFWGQFSGRWSDQSGTGETQGYHVSGTTYRLGGQRQIAPGWYLGGSVAAGQTWARMDGGSTGDGDTYDGSLTLKRVDGPWHFAGSVAMATGSFNNNRRVQLPGVDTTLSSSPNMFLVGARFRAAYEASFDGWYMKPYNDIDVVHTHMPGFKESGAAPYALNVRGSDQTNVMVTPMLEFGIRRQIDAKTTLRAYAGFGASWRPDGDRSIHSSVVGASSADGTFTDYIKAPELLGKVDLGLQFYRYNGFEIKASYTADIGSSFLSQTASARFAYHF from the coding sequence ATGAATGCTGCGTTGCATACCCGGAAGTGCGTGCCGGCCCTCGAGCGAACCACGGAGCGGCGAACGCGCCGCCAGGGGCAGCATGCCGGGCAAGGCAAGCGTGCGACCGGCGTGCCCATGCTCCGGCCCACGCTGATTGCCGGGCTGCTTGGCACTGCCGCGGGCATCGCGCTTCCGCCTGCGGCCATGGCGCAGAGCTGCAGCCTGAACGGCAGCCAGTATTCCTGCAGCGCGAGCGGCAGTTTCGGCTCCTCCATCCAGATGTCCCAGGGTCCAAGCCAGGGCTCGTCATCCGCGTTCATGCCGGTGACCGTGTCGGGCAGCATTTCGTACACGGCTCCCTCGACAACGAGCGCCGCGATACAAGTCTCTGCCTATGGCCAGGACTTCAACAGCGGCAGCCCCGGCGGCAACGCACAAGGCATACAGCTCAACAATTCCGCGACCATCTACCAGTCGGCCGGCCCAAGCCCGATCTACGACTACGTGTTCGGCATCTGGGGCCAGCAAATGGCCGGCTATGGCGATGGCGGCGGGTCCACCACCCAGATGTACACCATCAACAACACGGGCAACATCACGATCGCATTGCCCGGCGTGCAGACGGTGGGCGGCTCCGGCATCTGGCTGGCCGACCAGGGCGGCGGCGGCAATGCCAATACCTCGGGTGGATCATCGGCCGGCGCGGTCATCACCAACAGCGGCGCGATCAGTGCAACGCTTTCCGGCCAGGCCGGATTCGCCGGCCTGCAGGCGATGTCGTACGGCGGCAACGCGAACAACAGCGGCCAGGGCAACGGCGGCAACGGCGGCACGGCCGCCGTCAGCAGCTCCGGATCCGTGGCGGTGGACTGGACCTGGGCGAACGCGGGCAGCAGCAACAACGGCATGTGGGGGGTATTGGCGCTGTCGCAAGGCGGCGCCGGCAGCAATAACGACAACGGTAGCGGCGGCGCGGGGGGCACCTCGGGTCTGGCGGGCGTGCAACTCGCCGCGGGCGCGAACGTGAACCTGTCGGTGTCCGGGTCGGGCCCATCGAACGCGTCGTCGCAACCTAGCGCGGGCGTGCTGGCGGCCAGCGTGGGCGGCAGTGGCGGCTATGGCCGCAACGACAACAACGCCAGCGGCAACAACGGCGGCGACGTCGTGGGCGGCAACTATCCCATAGGCAACGCCGGCGCGCCGGTGTATTCGGCGGCGATTTCCATCACCGATGCCAGCGTGATCGTCAATGGCGGCCTGCCGGCGGTCGTGGCCCTGGCCCAAGGCGGCGCGGGTGGCGTGGGCGGCGTCAACGAGAACGACGGCTCCAACGACCCGAGTGAGAACGGCGGAAACGGCGGCAATGTGCGCTCGGCCGCGGCAATCAGCATCGCCGCGCAGAACACGCCGATCTCGATAACGACCTCCGGCGGCAGCAATGCGGCCGCGGTCGCGGCATTGATGCAGGGCGGCGCCGGTGCGATCGGTGGATGGAGCCACGACAAAGGCGCTTCCACTTCCCATGGTGGCGTCGGCGGCTCGGGGGGGTCGATCCTGGCGCCGCTCTACGTGACGCTGGCCGGCTCCTCGGCGACCAACTCCATCACCCTGTCGACCACGGGACCCACCTCGCCCGGGGTCTATGCCGCGAGCATGGGCGGCGCGGCGGGGAACGGCAACGGCGCGGATACCGCCCTTGTCGGCAAGGCGGAAGGCGGCAACGGCGGCGTGGGCGGCAACGGCGGCGACGTCAATGTCTCGCTGGCGTATACGAATATCAGTACCCAGGGCAACAACTCGCCGGGTATCGTCGCGCAGTCTGAAGGCGGTATCGGCGGCAACGGAGGCAGCGCCAACGCCGCGCAGGCCGATGGCGGCAGCGGCGAAGACGGCGGCAATTCGGGCAACGTGACCGTCACCACCACCGGCGGCACCATTACGACGCAGGCCGCCGACTCCATGGGCATCCTGGCGCAAAGCGTCAGCGCGACGGGCGGCAACGGCGGATATGAAAACGGCCACCTCACCAGCGGCACTGACTACGCCGGCCTGGGAGGCATCACGGGCACGGTGACCGTCACCAATGGATCCGCCATCACGACCAACGGCGATTACGCGCGCGGGATTCTGGCCCAGTCGCTGGCCGGATCGGGCGGCACAGGCGGCTCGTCGTGGGCATCGTTTCACAGCGGCGGCGGCTCGGGCGCTCCCGGCGGGGCCGCCAACTCGGTCACCGTCACGCACAACGGCTCGATCGTCACGGCCGGTAGCAATGCGCACGGCATCCTGCTGCAATCCGTGGGCGGCGACGGCGGCGCCGGCGGCTCGGCCTCGGGCGTTATTTCCAATGTGGGTGGCGGCGGCGGCAACGGGTCGGGCGGCGGCGTGGTCACCTACAACTCGAACAACAGCAGCATCGTCACCAGCGGCACCTCGGCGATCGGCGTCCTGGGCCAGTCGATCGGGGGCGGCGGTGGGGACGGCGGCGGCGCGTCCGGCGTGGCCGTCAGCATCGGCGGCAGCGGCGCCGCCGCGGCCAACGGCAACACGGTGACGGCCAACGTGAATTCGAGCACCATCACCACCACGGGTGATGGCGCCACCGGCATGGTCATGCAATCGATCGGCGGCGGCGGCGGCAATGGCGGCAACGCCAGCGCCGCGGCGCCTTTCGCGGCCGTTACCCTGGGCGGCAAGGGCAAGGGCGGCGGGGCCGGCGGACAAGTCGAGGTGACGCTCAACAACACCACCATCTCTACCGCCGGCACCAAGGCGCCCGGGCTGATCGCCCAATCGGTGGGCGGAGGCGGCGGGACGGGCGGCAACGCCGCTTCCTATTCCATAGGCGCGGGCGTATCGGCCTCTGTGGGCCTGGGCGGTTCGGCCGGCAACGGCAACAACGGCGGCCTGGCGACCGCCACCATGACCGGCGGCTCCATCCTCACCGGCCAGGATCCCAGGCTGCTCAACACGATGCCGGCCACGCCCGGCGGCTGTTCCGCGTCGAATCCCGGCGCGATGCCATGCAATGCGCTGCCCGTGGACAGCTACGGCGTCGCGGTGCAGAGCATCGGCGGCGGCGGTGGATTGGGCGGCTCCGCGGTCGCGGAAGCCATCGCGGTCTCAACGCCGATCAACGCCGGGGGCGATCAGGTCGCCCTTGCGGCGGCCGTGACGATGGGCGGCTCGGGCGGCACCGGCGGCTACGGCGGTACGGCGCAGTTTTCGCTGTCCAATGGCGGATATATCGAGACCCGTGGCAATGGCTCGACCGCCGTGCTGGTGCAGAGCATCGGCGGCGGAGGCGGCGCCGGCGGCGACTCCAGTTCCACCGCGGCGGTCATCGGCTATCCGAACACCCTGCCCAGCAAGGGCAAAGGTCCCGGCGGCACGATGGAATTCACCATGGGCGGTTCGGGCGCGGACGCCGGCAACGGTGGAACCGTGAACGTCGCGATCGGCGGCACCGTCTCGGATACGGGTGCATTCACGCCGGATTCCAATGCCGCACGCACCGCCATCGTCACCTACGGCGACTTCGCGGCCGGCATCAAGGCGCAATCCGTGGGCGGTGGCGGCGGTGACGCGGGCATCGGCAGCGGCAACACCCAGGGTTTCGGCACCGGCAGCAGCACCTCGTTCGCGATCAATGCGGGTTCCACCGGCGGGGGCGGCGGCAACGGCGGCACTGTCACGGTGAATGTGTATTCCGGCAACGGCATTACCACCTACGGCTCGGGCGCCATGGGCGTGATCGCGCAATCGGTGGGCGGCGGCGGCGGCATCTCGCAAGGCGGCTCCTACGGCGTGGCGCAAAGCTTCCAGGCGCCGAACGACGACCCGGATAGCAAGCCGTCCGAAAAATTCAAGCTGGGCGCCACGATCAACCTGGGCACCACCGGCGGCAGCGGCGGCTCGGCACAGCCGGTCACCGTATCCATTGCGGCGCCCATTACCACCTATGGCTCGGACGCGACCGGCGTGCTGGTCCAGTCCGTGGGCGGCGGCGGTGGCGTCGGTGGCGGCGCCACGGGCGACGGCAGCGGCGACTCACCCATCGTCCAGGCCCTGAACGCCCGCGAATTCCAGAGCGATATCAACGCTTACCTGGACAATGGCCAGCTGCCGCAGATGGATCCTACCTTCACCCTGTCCTTCGGCGGCACGGGCGGCTCCGGTGGGGCCGGCAGCACCGCGACGGCGACCCTCAACTCGACGATCAGCACCGCGGGCGACTGGGCCAACGGCATCGTCGTGCAGTCCATCGGCGGCGGCGGCGGCAAGGGCGGCACGGGCGCGGCCAGCGGCACGGGCTCCATCGCGGAGGTCGGCATCAACCTCGACTACGCATTGGGTGGCCAGGGCGGCTCCGGCGGCGACGGCAACACCGCCAGCCTGTCGCTGCAAAACGCGGCCTCGGTGTATACGCAAGGGTTCGGGGCCAGCGCCATCGTCGTGCAGAGCGTGGGGGGCGGCGGCGGCATGGGCGCGGATGGGTCGGACCATGCGGCCGGCGTCATTTCCGTCGGCATGGCCGGCGCAGGCAACGGTGGCGTCGCCGGCAACGGCGGCGACGTGTCGTTCGACTTCAACGGCGGCAACCCGGTCATATCCACTGCCGGCTATCTGGCCGACGGCATCGTGCTGCAGTCCGTGGGCGGCGGCGGCGGCATCGCCGGCGCCGGATCGTCGGCCTTCGTGCAGATGTCCGGCCCGCTGGCCTCGGCGCAAGGTACGCTGAAGCTGACCGCCGGCGGCGGCTCCGCCACCAGCGGCACCGGCGGCGACGTCACCTTCAGCCAGAACAACACCCCGTTGACGATACAGACCGCCGGCGCCAACTCCTTCGGCATCCTGGCGCAGAGCGTGGGCGGCGGCGGCGGCGTCATCAATGCCGCGCAGACGGTGCAGTCGCCGACCGTGAAAATCGGCGGCTGGGGCGGCGGCGACGGCGGCAACGTCAGCGTGACGACCACGAGCTCCACGTCCATTACCAGCATGGGCACTGCATCGATCGGCCTGTTCGCGCAATCGGTGGGCAACGGCGGCGGCGTGATCCGCGTCGCCGGCGCCTCGACCACCCTGCCCGTCCTGGTGACCGGCGCCAACTCGTCCTTCGCGGAGCAGCCGCATCCGGGCAGCGGCAACGGCGGCAACGTCAACGTCGCGAACTGGGGCTCGATCAACGTGACCGGCGCCGGCTCCATCGGCCTGTTCGCGCAAAGCGTGGGCGGCGCCGGCGGCCTCATCATGAATGGCAATACGATCTACGCCGGCACGCCTTTGCAGAACGAATCCTGCGGCAAGTCCTGCGGCGCGGGCGGCAACGTGACGGTAAGCACGAATGGCCCGATCACCGCCAGCGGTCCAAACGGCATCGGCATGTTCGTGCAGTCGATCGGCTATAGCGGGGCGAACGGCGGCAATCCCGACGTGCAGATCTCCGCGCCCGTGTCGGGCGGCACGGGTTCGGGCGCGGCCGGCCTGGTGGTGGACAACACCAGCAACGCCGCCTGGGTGAACGTCTATAGCGGCGGCAGCCTGTCGGCCGACAGCAACAACATCAACGCCGTGGCCGTCCGCGAAACCAATAGCGGGCTGATCGCATTGGCGAACTACGGCGGCACCATTACGGGATCGCTGTACCTGAACTACGGCGAATTCAACAATCAATCGGGCACATACAACGCGGGCCCCGTCATCCAGGCCAGTATCGACAACTGGGCCGACATGGTCATGCTCGATCCTGGCATGACGAGCCAACTGACCGGCACGTTCATACAGACCGGCAGCGGACGGCTCACCACCACCATCGATTCATTGAACAAGCGCGCCAGCCTGCTGCGCGTGAACGGCTACGCCTCGGTGGACGGCACCATCGTGCCTTCGGCCATCACGCTGTTGCCCGGAGAACTGCCCGTGCTCACGGCCGACAACCTGGACACGACGGCCACCGCGCAGGACTCGCTGCTGTACGACTGGGAGGCGCGGCGCTCGGGCAACACGATTTCGCTGAACCCGAACGCCGACTTCAAGCCGGCCGGCGTGCCGCTGGGCGACAGCCAGGCGTCGCTGGCCAACTACTACAGCCGCGGCTGGAACAATGCCGATCCCGCGCTGGCGCCCCTGTTCGCGGCGCTGTCGCGCATCAACGACGGCGGCGAATACAAGTCGTCGTTGAACGCGCTTTCCAGCAAGGCCACGCAGGCGCAATCCATGGCCCTGGCCAACGAGGCCGGCGCGATACTGGGATCGTCGATGAGCTGCCCGGTATTCGTGGGCGACAGCGTGCAGTTGGGTGAAGACAGCTGCTTCTGGGGCCAGTTCAGCGGCCGTTGGAGCGACCAGTCGGGCACCGGCGAGACGCAGGGCTACCACGTGTCCGGCACCACCTATCGCCTGGGCGGCCAGCGCCAGATCGCGCCGGGCTGGTACCTGGGCGGATCGGTGGCCGCGGGGCAGACCTGGGCCAGGATGGACGGCGGCTCCACGGGCGATGGCGACACCTACGACGGCTCGCTGACGCTCAAGCGCGTGGATGGTCCGTGGCACTTCGCCGGCTCGGTGGCAATGGCCACCGGCTCCTTCAACAATAACCGGCGCGTCCAGTTGCCCGGCGTGGATACCACCTTGTCCAGCAGCCCGAATATGTTCCTGGTTGGCGCGCGCTTTCGCGCCGCCTATGAGGCGAGCTTCGATGGCTGGTACATGAAGCCCTACAACGACATCGACGTGGTTCATACGCACATGCCGGGGTTCAAGGAATCCGGCGCGGCGCCGTATGCATTGAATGTGCGCGGCAGCGACCAGACCAACGTGATGGTGACGCCCATGCTGGAATTCGGCATACGCCGCCAAATCGATGCCAAGACCACGCTGCGCGCCTATGCTGGCTTCGGCGCAAGCTGGCGGCCGGACGGCGACCGCAGCATCCACTCCAGCGTGGTCGGCGCGTCGTCCGCGGATGGCACCTTTACCGACTACATCAAGGCGCCGGAGCTGCTTGGCAAGGTAGACCTGGGCCTGCAGTTCTACCGGTACAACGGCTTCGAGATCAAGGCCAGCTATACGGCGGATATCGGCAGTTCCTTCCTGAGCCAGACCGCCAGCGCGCGCTTCGCCTATCACTTCTAG
- a CDS encoding LysR family transcriptional regulator, giving the protein MELDTLRRVNLNLLTVFEVLMETRSATQTAARLHMTQPGVSRKLAELRRLLGDPLFVLARRQLIPTPLALEIRPTVREALASIGGIIDNVASFDPPRSSRTFRIAARHTLEWMLAPALRRYCDGEAPSVRFSFVNMQGVALPERQLEDSSVDIALGRFDDVGPRFRSQALFDDDRVCLLRRGHPAARTRLTPAKFCELSFVTTTDMLGKDNEVDIGLRRSGHQRRFGLYVSSMSHVPLILLQTDLAVTMPRKLATYIARFHPLHVLELGFALPASHYSMVWHARWDDVPSHRWLRDLVSGLMRDDLLDGGRSVRRARAPRPRRPVA; this is encoded by the coding sequence ATGGAACTGGATACGCTGCGCAGGGTGAATCTCAACCTTCTGACGGTGTTTGAAGTGCTGATGGAGACGCGCAGCGCGACGCAGACCGCGGCGCGCCTGCATATGACGCAGCCGGGCGTCAGCCGGAAACTCGCAGAACTGCGCCGTTTGCTGGGCGATCCCCTCTTCGTGCTGGCGCGCCGCCAACTGATACCCACTCCCCTGGCACTGGAGATCCGCCCTACCGTCCGGGAAGCATTGGCGTCCATCGGCGGCATCATCGACAACGTCGCCAGCTTCGATCCGCCGCGCTCCAGCCGCACCTTCCGTATCGCCGCCCGCCACACCCTGGAATGGATGCTCGCCCCGGCCTTGCGCCGTTACTGTGACGGCGAGGCGCCGTCCGTGCGTTTCAGCTTCGTCAACATGCAGGGCGTCGCGCTACCCGAAAGGCAGTTGGAAGACAGTTCTGTCGATATCGCGCTGGGTCGCTTCGACGACGTGGGCCCGCGCTTTCGCAGCCAGGCCCTGTTCGACGACGACCGCGTCTGCCTGCTGCGGCGCGGACACCCCGCCGCCCGCACGCGCCTGACACCGGCGAAATTCTGCGAGCTGTCCTTCGTCACGACGACCGACATGCTGGGCAAGGACAATGAGGTCGATATCGGCTTGCGCCGCAGTGGCCACCAGCGCCGCTTCGGCCTGTATGTCTCCAGCATGAGCCACGTACCCCTGATCCTGCTGCAGACGGACCTGGCCGTGACCATGCCGCGCAAGCTGGCCACCTATATCGCGCGCTTCCATCCCCTGCATGTCCTGGAGCTGGGCTTTGCCCTGCCGGCATCGCACTACAGCATGGTGTGGCATGCGCGATGGGACGACGTGCCGTCACACCGCTGGCTGCGCGACCTGGTGTCCGGGCTGATGCGCGACGACCTGCTCGACGGCGGCCGTAGCGTTCGCCGCGCCCGCGCGCCCCGCCCTCGCCGGCCTGTGGCTTGA
- a CDS encoding Bug family tripartite tricarboxylate transporter substrate binding protein, with protein sequence MNTPIAGYLPAAKRISRFIVGLGAGLVLAAGGGLAGPAAAQSAETFPSRPIKMVVPFAAGGGTDIQARIVAQEVGKVLGQSIIVENRPGAGGNIGAAYVAGAQPDGYTLLVGSTGTHSANQFLYSKLPYDPVKDFTPISVLATFDNVLVVPESSSIRTLKELVDAARKNPGKLNYGVTTIGSSSHLAVEKFKRDAGIEAGAVPYNGAGQATTDLLAGRLDFMLDLVGTQLGNIKAGKVRPIATTASRRNAVLPDVPTIAESGYPGFSAVGWIGLFGPAGMPQQAVDAIYGAIEKVYASPEFQETMRARSFDVAHMPPKEYARFLQNEREKWGAVVRESHIKLD encoded by the coding sequence ATGAATACGCCTATCGCAGGATATTTGCCGGCTGCAAAGCGCATATCACGGTTCATCGTGGGTCTGGGCGCCGGGCTGGTGCTGGCCGCCGGCGGCGGCTTGGCCGGACCGGCCGCGGCACAGTCCGCCGAAACCTTTCCGTCACGCCCGATCAAGATGGTTGTGCCGTTCGCGGCCGGCGGCGGCACGGATATCCAGGCGCGCATCGTGGCCCAGGAAGTCGGCAAGGTACTGGGGCAATCGATCATCGTCGAGAACCGGCCAGGCGCGGGCGGGAACATCGGCGCCGCCTACGTCGCCGGGGCGCAGCCGGATGGCTATACGCTGCTGGTGGGCTCGACCGGCACCCATTCGGCGAACCAGTTCCTGTATTCGAAGCTGCCGTACGATCCGGTGAAAGACTTCACGCCTATTTCGGTGCTGGCCACCTTCGACAACGTGCTGGTGGTTCCGGAATCATCCTCGATCCGGACCTTGAAGGAATTGGTGGATGCCGCGCGCAAGAATCCCGGGAAGCTGAATTACGGCGTCACCACCATAGGCAGTTCCTCGCATCTGGCGGTGGAGAAATTCAAGCGCGATGCCGGCATCGAGGCCGGTGCGGTGCCTTATAACGGCGCGGGCCAGGCCACGACAGACCTGCTTGCCGGCCGGCTCGATTTCATGCTGGACCTGGTGGGCACGCAGCTGGGCAACATCAAGGCCGGCAAGGTGCGGCCCATTGCCACGACGGCATCCAGGCGCAATGCGGTGCTGCCCGATGTGCCCACCATTGCCGAATCCGGCTATCCCGGCTTCAGCGCCGTGGGCTGGATCGGCTTGTTCGGGCCGGCCGGCATGCCGCAGCAGGCGGTCGACGCCATCTACGGCGCGATCGAAAAGGTCTATGCCTCGCCGGAGTTCCAGGAAACGATGCGCGCGCGCTCCTTCGATGTGGCCCATATGCCGCCCAAAGAGTACGCGCGCTTCCTGCAGAACGAGCGCGAGAAGTGGGGCGCCGTCGTGCGCGAATCCCATATCAAGCTGGATTGA
- a CDS encoding C45 family autoproteolytic acyltransferase/hydolase produces the protein MSRQKVQPFPFYEIAGTPRERGRSYGEQARERVARSIAHYSEQAGRWNLAREEMDRIIHSYVPVARKFDENYIAEMEGIAEGARARFEDIFLLNARTEVMKLAFKPELRARLLAGESTDGCTSVTVMADASQDGRLIHAQDWDWKVECAETGVVLRILREDGPDILTFTEAGMLGRSGFNSAGISITGNNLECDRDYRQIGVPLPLIRRKALESPYLAHALHAVYATPKTGSNNMAVCHQDGVAINFECAPDETFQVLPQEGLLVHANHWLSPVALSKLRDTGIAFSPCTLYREQRVREILLPQRGRITVDAVKQALLDGFQSPWSVCRPPRQDFGRDTRSATVSTVVMQPELGIMEVANLPAIDPTFTTYHLPRRG, from the coding sequence ATGAGCAGGCAGAAGGTGCAACCGTTCCCTTTCTACGAGATCGCAGGCACGCCACGCGAGCGCGGCAGGTCGTACGGTGAGCAGGCGCGCGAGCGCGTGGCGCGGTCGATCGCGCACTACAGCGAACAGGCCGGCCGCTGGAACCTGGCCCGCGAGGAGATGGACCGGATCATCCATAGCTACGTGCCGGTGGCACGGAAGTTCGACGAGAACTACATCGCCGAGATGGAAGGCATCGCCGAGGGCGCGCGCGCGCGTTTCGAGGATATTTTCCTGCTCAACGCCCGCACCGAAGTGATGAAGCTCGCCTTCAAGCCCGAGCTGCGCGCGCGCCTGCTGGCCGGCGAGTCCACCGACGGCTGTACGTCGGTGACCGTCATGGCCGACGCCAGCCAGGATGGGCGGCTGATCCATGCGCAGGACTGGGACTGGAAGGTCGAGTGCGCCGAAACCGGTGTGGTGCTCCGTATCCTGCGCGAGGACGGACCGGACATCCTCACCTTCACCGAGGCCGGCATGCTGGGCCGGTCCGGCTTCAATTCGGCGGGTATTTCCATCACCGGCAACAACCTCGAATGCGACCGCGACTACCGGCAGATCGGCGTGCCCTTGCCCCTGATCCGGCGCAAGGCGCTGGAAAGCCCGTACCTGGCGCACGCGCTGCATGCCGTCTATGCGACGCCTAAGACCGGCTCCAACAACATGGCGGTCTGCCATCAGGACGGCGTGGCGATCAATTTCGAGTGCGCGCCGGACGAAACCTTCCAGGTGCTGCCGCAGGAAGGCCTGCTGGTGCATGCCAACCATTGGCTGAGCCCGGTCGCGCTGTCCAAGCTGCGGGATACGGGGATTGCGTTCTCGCCCTGCACCTTGTACCGGGAACAGCGCGTCCGCGAGATCCTGCTGCCCCAGCGCGGACGTATCACCGTGGACGCCGTCAAGCAGGCCTTGCTGGACGGGTTCCAGTCGCCGTGGTCGGTGTGCCGTCCGCCACGCCAGGATTTCGGCCGCGACACCCGCAGCGCCACCGTGTCGACCGTGGTGATGCAGCCGGAGCTGGGCATCATGGAAGTCGCAAACCTGCCGGCGATCGATCCGACTTTCACCACGTATCACCTGCCGCGGCGCGGCTAG